CGGTGGCGGGCGGCCTGAGATGGCCCAAGCCGGAGGCAAAGACCCGTCACGTCTCGGGGACGCGCTGGAAAAGACTTACAAGGTTGCGGAAAGTCAAATTAAGGATTAACGCTCCTGATTGCGAGTATCAATAATCATGGCGACTTCTTCGCAATTGGGGAACTTAGGGCAGTTGACACATTCCTTCCAGACTTTTTGGGGCAACGATTCTTTTGCCACGACTTGAAAACCGCATTTTTCAAAAAACACCTGCTGGTACGTCAAAGCGAACACACGGGGAATGGCCAGTTCCCGCGCTTCGTCAATGAATGTTTTGAGTAGACTGCGGCCGATTCCCCGTCCGGCGTATTCCGGCGCCACGGCCAGCGCACGAATTTCTGCGAGGTCTTCCCAGATGATATTCAAAGCGCCGGCGCCGATCACCGAACCTTGATCTTCAGCGATTGTTAGCTCACGCAGACTCTCGTAAAGCATGGCGCGAGAGCGCGCCAACATCAGTCCCCGGTCGGCGTAATAAGTAATTAAAGCGTGAATCGGCTCAACGTCGGTTATTTTAGCTTTGCGGTAGATCATTAACGTCACCTTTCCCTAGAAATTAGTAACTATTATATCTTACTTAATAATGTCTCTCAATATTTTTCTTAAAGGCATTTATAAATGATTTGGCAATAGAGGAAAAGAAATATGATTGTCGAAAGTTTTTTAGAACATAATAGGGAAAGGGGGTTAGCGCGATGACGTGGGATGTTACTGATAAGACTATGATGTTTAAGATTCAAGGTGAAGAATATAACCAGGCGCGGGATATCCTGCTTAAAGTCTACGCGGCTTTGGTTGAGAAAGGGTATAATCCCATTAATCAGCTTGTTGGCTATTTGCTTTCAGGAGACCCCGCTTATATCACCAGTCACGGGAATGCCCGCAGTTTGATTCGCCGTTTGGAACGGGATGAGCTGCTCGAGGAACTGGTGAAAAATTATCTTAAAGAATAGTCTTTGAGCCTATACGGGAGTTGGCGGCAATTGCAGTACAGGGTGCTTGGAAGGACTGGCATTACAGTTTCACGCTTGTGTTTTGGCGCCCTCACCATAGGTCCGCTACAAGCCAATCTGCCTTTAGCGGAAGGAGTTGGAGTGATTCGCCGGGCATTGGACGCGGGAGTAAATTTTATTGACACTGCGGAGCTATATGGCACTTATCCTTACATTCGTGAAGCGCTCCGGGATTTCGGCCGGGAGGTTATCGTCGTATCGAAGTGTTACGCTTATACCGGTCAAGGTATGCGGGAGAGCGTGGAAAAAGCGCTTAAGATGATTGACAGGGATTATATCGATATTTTCATGCTGCACGAGCAAGAATCTATTTTAACGATAAAAGGCCACTGGGAGGCGATAGAGTACCTGTTAAAAGCCCGGGAAAAGGGCTATGTTCGCGCAATCGGCGTTTCCACTCATCATGTTGAAGGAGTGCTGGGCGCCGCCGCTGTTCCGGAAATAGATGTGATCCACCCGTTGCTCAATATGGCGGGAATAGGGATCCAAGGAGGCACGGCGCATGATATGCTCCAGGCCGTCAAGAAAGCGTTTAGCGCGGGAAAAGGAATTTACGCGATGAAAGCATTGGGTGGTGGGCATCTATTGAGTCGTTCCGAAGAAGCCTTTCAGTATATTTTATCAATCTCTGAGCTGGCTTCCGTGGCAGTGGGTATGAGTTCTCCGGACGAGGTAGAATATAATACCCTTCTTTTCAGTGGACAGCCGGTTCCGCCAAGGTTGAAATCCAAAATAGCCCGTCAGCCGCGGCGCCTGTGTATAGAGGAATGGTGTCTCGGGTGCGGCGAATGTGTAAGAAGATGCATGTCGGAAGCTATAAGCCTATCCGGCGGCAAAGCCGTGGCAAATATGGCGAAGTGTACTCTTTGCGGTTACTGCGGGTCGGTTTGCCCTGAGTTTTGTATAAAAGTAATTTAATCAAGGGGATTTCCTGCTTATGCGCATAATGGGCCTTGATTTGGGAGATAAAAGAATTGGTGTCGCAGTCAGCGACCCGATGGGGTGGACTGCCCAAGGAGTAGAGGTGATTGTCAGTAAGGGTTCGAGCAAGGCGGACATAGAAAAAATTAGGGAAATGGTCCAAAAATATGAGGTTGAGCAAATAGTTGTCGGGTTGCCTATAAATATGGACGGCAGCTATGGCCAGCGCGCGGAAAAAACCAGGATTATGGCGAACCGGTTGGCTGGAACACTTCATTTACCGGTCGAATTGTGGGATGAACGCCTTTCCACGGTGCAGGCGGAAAAACTGCTGATTGAAGCCGATCTCAGCCGTTCAAAACGGCGGCGGGTGGTTGATAAAATGGCCGCCGCCTTAATCTTGCAAGGGTACCTTGACAGTCGCAACAAAAAATTATCATCCGAAAACTAAGAAAACACAAGATATATGAGATTTTCTTGACTTATTACTGTTTTTAGGTGTAATATTATCAATAAATTGTTTAAGAGGTGAAAACAGTGGCTGAACAAGAAGAAGAGGTAATAACTTTGATTGATGAAGACGGAGCGGAACATGACTTTATGGTCATCGATATCATAGAGGTGGACGGTTCTGAATATGCTATCTTGTTGCCGGTGGAGGAAGACAGCGAAGAGGCGATTATTTTAAAAATTACATATGATGATGATGGAAACGAGCTACTGGTCGATATTGAAGAAGATGAGGAATGGGAAAAAGTGGCTGACGCCTGGGAAGAGAAAATTACTTTAGAAGAAGTTGAGTAGGATTTGGACAGTGTCGCTGGTTGCGGAGTTTGACTCCTCAAGCGGCTTTTTTTATTTGTTTGATTAAGTATGGATGGGTCTAATATATTATAATAATAATGAGTAGTTAGAATCAAACTTAAAGTTTAAGGGGTGTTGCCCGTGAAAAGCACCCGTGTTGTTTACTGTATTCTAATTGTAGTTGCACTGATAACACCATTGGTTCTTTTGGGATCAGGTTTTTTTAGCTCAGCGTCGGAGAAGGTGTTGCCCGGTGTTGAAGTTATGGGAATTGATCTGGGAAATTTAAGTAAATCTGAAGGCATGGTAAAGCTTGCTGAATTGGAAAAAAACCTGCGGGCCACCAAAGTAACGCTTTGCTACCGGGACCAGAGTTGGCCGCTGTTGTTAAATGAAATAGGGTTCGAACTGGACGAGGAGGCAATAATGGACGCGGCCCTTCATGCCGGGCGGGAGGGCAACTTGATCCGGCAGTGGCGGGATAGACAGCAGTTAAAGCAAAACGGCAAGGTTATTTCTGTAGCTGTTAATTTTGATCAGGATAGACTAAGCCAACGAACTAAAGAGTTGACCCGGGGTGTCACTGTTGAACCAATCGACGCGAATTTTTTAGTTGACGGCAACGATGCTGTTTCCGTACGGCCGGGTAAAGACGGTACAGGAATAGATATTGAAAAACTAACAAGCGATCTTACATCAGTCATTGTTGAAGCGAAAAAACCGGAGGTGGAACTGACCGTCATTACCGTACCGCCTGCCCGCTCCACTGAAATGATCCGGTCGATGGGGATAAACGGCCTGCTGGCCGGTTATTCTACCTGGTTTGATGCCGGCAAAGTCAGCCGTACCTATAATATCAGCGTGGCGGCACGCGCTTTTGACGAACAGCTAATCCGCCCGGGACATGAAGTGTCTTTTAATAAAGTTGTCGGTCCGCGTAGTTCGGAGGCAGGCTATAAAAACGCTCCGGTGATTGTCAATAACGAGATAGTGGAAGGTTTGGGGGGTGGGGTTTGTCAAGTGTCCACGACCCTCTATAATTGTGTCCTGCTGGCCGGCTTGGAAATTGTGGAACGTTACAATCACTCCCTGCCGGTAAGCTATGTGCCAATCGGCCGCGACGCCACTGTTGTTTATGACGAGTTAGATTTTAGATTCCGCAATAATACTGAAAACTATATTTATATCAAGTCTTTTGTTGCCGGTGGGCAGATTGGTTTTAAAATATATGGCAACACTGCTTATAAAAAAGATGTGCGGGTGAATTCCTGGGTTACTCAGGAGATTGAGCCCGGCGTGGTTTACGAGAATGATCCCAACCTGCGTAAAGGTGAGCAGGTTGTAAAGCAGGAAGGCGCGAAAGGATTTAAAGCGTCCGCTGAGCGGTTGTTCCTCTCAAATGGAGTGGTGGAAAAAAGGGAATACCTTTCTTCCAGTGAATATAGTCCTGTGAACAAAGTAATAGCGGTTGGCACAATGGAACAGGTTCTGCCGCAAATCGCCCCTTCCACTCCTCCACCGGCGGCAGGCTGGCCAAATAAGCCGGTAGGCGGCCAGAACAGCCTGGGAAATATAAATCAGCCGGTGGACAGTGTAAATATCGGGAATAACGGTGAAACTTCCAGCGTGACCGGGAATCAAACAGTTAATCAGGCGATCCCGACGAAGCCGCCCACTAATCAAGGAGGCACAAGCGGGAGTGGGACTGGGGCAAGCCGGGGAAGCGTTCGTGTTCAATAATCCGCGCAAATAAAGATTATGGATGATATACTATGGGCTTGGCATGGGCAAGTTAAAAAGAAAAAATACTGTGGTCAGGTGGCTGGCAAGGTATAAGTTTTATTTCATGATTCCGGCGAGTTTTATTTGTCTGTTTATACTCAGCGGCGTAGCTTTGCTGTTGCCTGTGTCGCCGCAAAGCAAGGCGAGTGACGTGGTTGTGACTGTACCCCTGCAAGCGTCCGCCGGGCAGGCGGGAAAAATACTGCAGCAGAATAAACTGGTGCGAAGCGCTGTGGCGTTTAGTCTTTTTGCCAGGTGGAAGGGGAAGGACGGGCAGATCAAGGCCGGTGAGTATAAGCTTAACGGTGGGCTGTCAACACCGCAAATACTTGCTGAACTAATTGACGGCCGCCTGGTGGTCCAGACTTTTACCATACCTGAAGGTTTTACTACCGCCCAAATTGCCGATTTACTTGTAAACAAGGGG
Above is a window of Pelotomaculum isophthalicicum JI DNA encoding:
- a CDS encoding IreB family regulatory phosphoprotein — its product is MTWDVTDKTMMFKIQGEEYNQARDILLKVYAALVEKGYNPINQLVGYLLSGDPAYITSHGNARSLIRRLERDELLEELVKNYLKE
- a CDS encoding VanW family protein; the encoded protein is MKSTRVVYCILIVVALITPLVLLGSGFFSSASEKVLPGVEVMGIDLGNLSKSEGMVKLAELEKNLRATKVTLCYRDQSWPLLLNEIGFELDEEAIMDAALHAGREGNLIRQWRDRQQLKQNGKVISVAVNFDQDRLSQRTKELTRGVTVEPIDANFLVDGNDAVSVRPGKDGTGIDIEKLTSDLTSVIVEAKKPEVELTVITVPPARSTEMIRSMGINGLLAGYSTWFDAGKVSRTYNISVAARAFDEQLIRPGHEVSFNKVVGPRSSEAGYKNAPVIVNNEIVEGLGGGVCQVSTTLYNCVLLAGLEIVERYNHSLPVSYVPIGRDATVVYDELDFRFRNNTENYIYIKSFVAGGQIGFKIYGNTAYKKDVRVNSWVTQEIEPGVVYENDPNLRKGEQVVKQEGAKGFKASAERLFLSNGVVEKREYLSSSEYSPVNKVIAVGTMEQVLPQIAPSTPPPAAGWPNKPVGGQNSLGNINQPVDSVNIGNNGETSSVTGNQTVNQAIPTKPPTNQGGTSGSGTGASRGSVRVQ
- a CDS encoding DUF1292 domain-containing protein translates to MVIDIIEVDGSEYAILLPVEEDSEEAIILKITYDDDGNELLVDIEEDEEWEKVADAWEEKITLEEVE
- the ruvX gene encoding Holliday junction resolvase RuvX, translating into MRIMGLDLGDKRIGVAVSDPMGWTAQGVEVIVSKGSSKADIEKIREMVQKYEVEQIVVGLPINMDGSYGQRAEKTRIMANRLAGTLHLPVELWDERLSTVQAEKLLIEADLSRSKRRRVVDKMAAALILQGYLDSRNKKLSSEN
- a CDS encoding N-acetyltransferase, which codes for MIYRKAKITDVEPIHALITYYADRGLMLARSRAMLYESLRELTIAEDQGSVIGAGALNIIWEDLAEIRALAVAPEYAGRGIGRSLLKTFIDEARELAIPRVFALTYQQVFFEKCGFQVVAKESLPQKVWKECVNCPKFPNCEEVAMIIDTRNQER
- a CDS encoding aldo/keto reductase, which produces MQYRVLGRTGITVSRLCFGALTIGPLQANLPLAEGVGVIRRALDAGVNFIDTAELYGTYPYIREALRDFGREVIVVSKCYAYTGQGMRESVEKALKMIDRDYIDIFMLHEQESILTIKGHWEAIEYLLKAREKGYVRAIGVSTHHVEGVLGAAAVPEIDVIHPLLNMAGIGIQGGTAHDMLQAVKKAFSAGKGIYAMKALGGGHLLSRSEEAFQYILSISELASVAVGMSSPDEVEYNTLLFSGQPVPPRLKSKIARQPRRLCIEEWCLGCGECVRRCMSEAISLSGGKAVANMAKCTLCGYCGSVCPEFCIKVI